In Chrysoperla carnea chromosome 2, inChrCarn1.1, whole genome shotgun sequence, the following proteins share a genomic window:
- the LOC123294300 gene encoding cytochrome P450 6k1-like, translated as MSFVTSNWLTNCLPILTFVLTVLYIYLNSKYNYWKKRNVPYEKPNLIFGNFYETFTLKKNLTTFFQEQYEKTNERVYGLYIFQRPYLLLRDPELAKYVLVKDFNNFIARSNSEAPNDSLGKNNLFSLKNIHHWRFMRTKMSPFFSPSKMRNLFELFDEIGVQLTEHIKEHVNETMDVKDVSQKYTTDVIVSAAFGIQANSFTSDQAEFSGIAKIMFTYTLKRSIELFSFFFAPLLVKIFNFKFFGEEASQFLRKVVWHTIQVREENNIKRPDLIDALITLKTTGTMEDSLVSEKNDGESGTKLQDSIKLEGDVLVAQAAVFFTAGFGTSSLTMSFTLHSLSYNPEIQIKLRKEIQSVIARNGGKFTYDCLQEMKYLDACVKETLRLYPTLGMLDREAINTYTFPGTDITIDKGTAVVISLGGLHRDPQYFENPYVYDPERFNDNNKNRIKPFTYMPFGEGPRNCIGARFGSVATKVGLVHILKDFELETYEKPPPLEVNPRSVFLSPKNGIHLKLRTGTVYEQFNEVD; from the exons atGAGTTTTGTCACATCTAATTGGCTAACGAATTGCTTACCAATTCTTACTTTTGTCTTAACAGTATTATACATTTACTTAAACTCCAAATacaattattggaaaaaaaggaatgtaCCCTatgaaaaaccaaatttaatatttggtaatttttacgaaacttttactttaaaaaaaaatttaacaacattttttcaagaacaatatgaaaaaacaaatgaaagagTGTATGGTTTATACATATTTCAACGTCCATATTTATTACTCCGAGATCCTGAACTAGCGAAGTATGTATTGGTGAAagactttaataattttatagcaaGATCCAATTCCGAAGCACCAAATGATTCActtggtaaaaataatttattttcattaaaaaatattcatcattGGCGTTTTATGCGTACAAAAATGTCACCATTTTTCTCACCTAGTAAAATgcgaaatttatttgaattattcgaCGAAATTGGTGTACAATTAACTGAACATATCAAAGAACATGTAAATGAAACAATGGATGTTAAAGATGTAAGTCAAAAGTATACAACTGATGTAATCGTATCAGCGGCTTTTGGTATACAAGCAAATTCGTTTACAAGTGATCAAGCAGAATTTTCAGgaattgcaaaaattatgtttacttATACACTTAAACGTAGTATTGAATTGTTTTCATTCTTCTTTGCACCTTTGTtagtgaaaatatttaattttaaattctttggtGAAGAAGCATCACAATTTTTACGGAAGGTTGTTTGGCATACAATTCAAGTACgcgaagaaaataatattaagcgACCAGATTTAATTGATGCATTGATTACATTAAAAACTACAGGAACAATGGAAGATAGTCTTGTTAGTGAAAAGAATGATGGAGAGAGTGGGACCAAATTACAAGATTCAATTA AATTGGAAGGTGACGTTTTGGTAGCACAAGCTGCTGTATTTTTTACAGCAGGGTTTGGAACCTCATCTTTAACAATGTCATTTACTTTGCATTCACTATCCTACAATCcagaaattcaaattaaattgcgAAAAGAAATACAAAGCGTAATTGCACGGAATGGTGGAAAATTTACTTACGATTGTCTTcaagaaatgaaatatttagatGCATGTGTTAAAG aaacaCTACGATTGTACCCAACGTTGGGGATGTTGGATCGAGAAGCAATTAATACATACACATTTCCAGGAACAGATATTACTATTGATAAAGGAACTGCGGTAGTGATTTCACTTGGAGGATTACACAGGGATCCACAGTATTTTGAAAATCCCTATGTTTACGATCCGGAACGTTTCaatgataacaataaaaatagaattaaaccGTTCACTTATATGCCCTTTGGTGAGGGCCCACGAAATTGTATag GAGCTCGTTTTGGTAGTGTGGCAACAAAAGTGGGATTAGTAcacattttaaaagattttgaatTGGAAACATATGAAAAACCTCCTCCATTGGAAGTAaatcctagatcagtttttctATCTCCAAAAAATGGCATTCATTTGAAATTACGTACTGGAACTGTTTATGAACAGTTTAATGAAGTggattag